In Mucilaginibacter celer, one DNA window encodes the following:
- a CDS encoding Ohr family peroxiredoxin codes for MEKLYTAVVTAKGGRDGHIKSEDGIIDMELKAPAALGGEDGYANPELLFAGAWGACYLGALGSVGKRDNVDVTQATVDVHISFNKESEAAYCLSAELHVHIPGVDWDIAQKMAEAAHRACPYSKATRNNIAVKVLAD; via the coding sequence ATGGAAAAATTATATACCGCTGTAGTAACAGCAAAAGGCGGCCGTGATGGCCATATTAAATCGGAAGATGGCATTATCGATATGGAACTGAAAGCTCCCGCAGCACTTGGCGGCGAAGATGGCTACGCCAACCCTGAATTATTATTTGCGGGCGCCTGGGGCGCGTGTTACCTGGGCGCCTTGGGTTCGGTTGGCAAGCGGGATAACGTGGATGTAACCCAGGCCACTGTTGATGTGCATATCTCATTCAATAAAGAAAGTGAAGCGGCTTACTGTTTATCCGCCGAATTACATGTGCACATTCCCGGCGTTGACTGGGATATTGCCCAAAAAATGGCCGAAGCAGCGCACCGTGCCTGTCCATATTCAAAGGCAACACGAAATAACATTGCGGTTAAAGTATTGGCAGATTAA
- a CDS encoding DUF5690 family protein produces MENSTTRQEFEQKTRWQKIIAHPAWVLVAAFGTYFCMYGFRKPYTASAYADASFFGIDYKILLIIAQTLGYVTAKWLGIKIVSQIKPQQRISGILGLIAFAELMLLLFGLVPRPWNICCLFLNGLPLGVVFGLVLGFVEGRNNTEFLIAGLCASFIVSDGVSKSIGSLLLGYGVSENWMPALAGAIFLIPTLIFTTMLAVTPPPTKADIKKRSARNPMDANDRWRFFLKYAPGLIAVTLVYLFVTLTRSIRADFAVELWTGLGYRKTPQLFTQSELIVSFGIIIVIGLAVLIKDNFKAFSFSLLISLAGFLILLLTVLGLNLGLDKFYFMVLAGLGVYMPYVAVHAIVFERLIAITRERANVGFLMYIVDSVGYTGYIILMFFRYLVPSTDSVLSIFINICVCMGITGVLAIAFSFIYFFNKLKVNGSRVTGVASTQSIGI; encoded by the coding sequence ATGGAGAACAGCACAACCCGGCAGGAATTTGAACAGAAAACACGCTGGCAAAAAATAATCGCGCATCCGGCATGGGTTCTTGTGGCTGCTTTCGGAACTTATTTTTGCATGTATGGTTTCAGGAAACCGTATACCGCTTCGGCTTATGCTGATGCTTCTTTTTTTGGTATCGATTACAAAATTTTACTCATCATTGCGCAAACCCTCGGCTATGTAACCGCCAAATGGCTGGGTATTAAAATAGTATCGCAAATAAAACCACAACAACGCATTAGCGGAATTTTAGGCTTGATTGCATTTGCCGAATTAATGCTGTTGCTTTTTGGCCTGGTTCCACGCCCCTGGAATATCTGTTGTTTGTTTTTGAACGGTTTACCATTGGGTGTAGTTTTTGGCCTGGTACTTGGCTTTGTAGAGGGCCGAAACAATACCGAGTTTTTAATTGCCGGTCTGTGTGCCAGCTTTATTGTATCGGATGGAGTTTCAAAATCAATAGGTTCGCTGCTGCTTGGCTACGGCGTTTCTGAAAACTGGATGCCTGCCCTTGCAGGTGCCATTTTTTTAATCCCCACACTTATTTTTACCACCATGCTTGCGGTAACTCCCCCGCCAACCAAGGCTGATATTAAAAAGCGGTCGGCACGTAACCCTATGGACGCAAACGACAGATGGCGTTTTTTCCTGAAATATGCTCCGGGACTGATTGCCGTTACCCTGGTGTATTTATTTGTTACCCTGACGCGCAGCATCCGGGCCGATTTTGCTGTAGAACTGTGGACCGGGCTGGGCTATCGCAAAACCCCACAGCTATTCACCCAATCTGAACTGATTGTTTCGTTTGGTATAATCATAGTGATAGGCCTGGCAGTGCTGATAAAGGATAATTTTAAGGCATTCAGTTTTTCGTTATTGATAAGCCTTGCCGGTTTTTTAATATTGTTGCTTACTGTTTTAGGCTTAAACCTGGGGCTTGATAAGTTCTATTTTATGGTACTGGCCGGCCTTGGTGTTTACATGCCCTATGTTGCTGTGCACGCCATTGTGTTTGAACGCCTGATAGCCATTACCCGCGAACGCGCCAACGTGGGCTTCCTGATGTATATTGTTGATTCGGTTGGATATACCGGGTATATTATTTTAATGTTCTTCAGGTACCTTGTACCTTCTACAGATTCGGTATTATCCATTTTTATAAACATCTGCGTTTGTATGGGAATTACCGGTGTGTTGGCCATTGCTTTCTCCTTTATTTACTTTTTTAATAAATTAAAGGTGAACGGATCGCGGGTTACCGGTGTTGCGTCTACGCAAAGCATAGGCATTTAA
- a CDS encoding DUF1572 family protein, giving the protein MIKDTLKQLIIRDLEKLKQEIQAYQNEEKLWYIEKSILNSAGNLCLHLVGNLNTYIGAEFGKTGYIRNREDEFALKNVPRAELVNKIEKTIIMIENSFDMISEDQLNEKYPAEIMLKDATTGYFFMHLAMHLGYHLGQINYHRRLLDN; this is encoded by the coding sequence ATGATAAAAGATACACTAAAACAACTGATCATCCGCGACCTTGAAAAATTGAAGCAGGAAATACAAGCTTACCAAAATGAAGAAAAGCTTTGGTATATAGAAAAAAGTATACTGAATTCGGCCGGTAACCTGTGCCTGCATTTGGTTGGTAACCTGAATACGTATATCGGCGCAGAATTTGGCAAAACCGGTTATATCAGGAACCGTGAAGATGAGTTTGCATTGAAAAACGTACCCCGCGCAGAACTGGTGAATAAAATAGAGAAAACGATCATCATGATCGAAAACAGCTTTGATATGATCTCTGAAGATCAGCTGAATGAAAAATATCCGGCCGAAATTATGTTGAAAGATGCAACTACCGGGTACTTTTTTATGCACCTCGCTATGCATTTAGGTTATCATTTGGGGCAAATCAATTATCACAGGCGTTTGCTGGATAATTGA
- the folB gene encoding dihydroneopterin aldolase → MINIALQGAEFFAYHGFYPEEQKIGCRFVVDVNVGFIPPGDLLEDNLSKTVDYERVYIIVCEEMKHPRKLIETVGQAIIDRIKKKYPFVETVEVVIKKLTPPLSGKVAHSAVIINYKKA, encoded by the coding sequence ATGATCAATATAGCCTTGCAGGGCGCGGAATTTTTCGCGTACCATGGATTTTATCCCGAAGAACAAAAAATAGGTTGCCGTTTTGTGGTTGATGTAAATGTGGGTTTTATTCCTCCCGGCGATTTGCTGGAAGATAACCTGAGCAAAACCGTTGATTATGAACGCGTGTATATTATAGTATGCGAAGAAATGAAGCACCCGCGCAAACTGATAGAAACCGTGGGGCAAGCCATTATCGATCGCATAAAAAAGAAATATCCTTTTGTTGAAACGGTAGAAGTGGTTATCAAAAAACTTACGCCGCCTTTAAGCGGTAAAGTGGCGCACTCGGCCGTTATTATCAATTATAAAAAGGCCTGA
- a CDS encoding PhoH family protein encodes MNKDGQRNQKKIFVLDTSVILYDHNAFQNFQEHDVAIPIQVLEELDNKKNGNDTRNFEARSFIRLMDEWSGSDVVNEWLPLNGKSKGRFKVAMDAKNTGLDAEQVFGSDKTDHRILNAALGLQEENPGKKVVLVSKDICLRLKAKALNLHAEDYETGKIKNLEELYTGKTDVSKVTEKLISTFNKNENLPAESLSVAPYTNNHFYVLKGKKSDVVGFYNSHTKQLEKVTEQPVLNIYPRNLEQSFAIHALLHPDIKLVTIQGNAGTGKTLLALASALEQRKYYRQIFVTRPIVPLSNKDIGFLPGDIKSKIDPYMAPIWDNLKFIKDQFADDEKMQAKIDELVNNEKISIAPLAFIRGRTLSKIFFIVDEAQNLTPHEVKTIISRAGENSKFVFTGDIYQIDTPYLDAESNGLSYLIDKAKGHPLYAHITLQKGERSELANLATELL; translated from the coding sequence ATGAATAAGGACGGCCAGCGTAACCAGAAGAAAATATTTGTTTTAGATACCTCGGTGATCCTTTATGATCACAACGCATTTCAAAACTTCCAGGAGCATGATGTTGCCATACCTATCCAGGTGCTGGAAGAGCTTGATAATAAAAAAAACGGTAATGATACCCGCAATTTTGAAGCCCGCAGCTTTATCCGGCTCATGGATGAATGGTCGGGCAGCGATGTAGTTAACGAATGGTTGCCTCTAAACGGCAAAAGTAAAGGGCGGTTTAAGGTTGCCATGGATGCAAAAAACACCGGCCTTGATGCCGAGCAGGTTTTTGGATCGGATAAAACCGACCACCGGATCCTGAACGCTGCGCTTGGTTTGCAGGAAGAAAATCCGGGCAAGAAGGTGGTGCTGGTATCAAAGGACATCTGCCTGCGCTTAAAAGCCAAAGCTTTAAATTTACATGCCGAGGATTACGAAACCGGCAAGATCAAAAACCTTGAGGAACTGTATACAGGTAAAACCGATGTAAGCAAGGTGACCGAGAAGCTGATCTCCACCTTTAATAAAAATGAAAACCTACCTGCCGAAAGCCTTAGCGTAGCGCCGTACACCAATAATCATTTTTATGTATTAAAGGGCAAGAAGAGCGATGTTGTGGGTTTTTACAACTCGCATACCAAACAGCTTGAAAAGGTAACAGAGCAACCGGTACTTAATATTTATCCGCGTAATTTAGAGCAATCGTTCGCAATCCATGCCCTGCTGCATCCGGATATTAAACTGGTAACTATACAGGGCAACGCAGGCACCGGCAAAACCCTGCTGGCGTTGGCCAGTGCGCTGGAGCAGCGCAAATACTATCGCCAGATTTTTGTAACCCGTCCCATTGTGCCGCTAAGCAATAAAGATATCGGCTTTTTACCCGGCGATATCAAATCAAAAATAGACCCGTACATGGCACCGATATGGGATAACCTGAAATTTATAAAAGATCAGTTTGCGGATGACGAAAAAATGCAGGCCAAAATTGATGAACTGGTTAACAACGAAAAGATCTCGATAGCGCCGCTGGCCTTCATCCGCGGGCGTACGCTGAGCAAGATTTTTTTTATTGTTGATGAGGCGCAAAACCTTACCCCACACGAGGTTAAAACCATCATTTCACGCGCAGGAGAGAACAGCAAGTTTGTATTTACCGGCGATATTTACCAGATAGATACCCCATACCTCGACGCCGAAAGTAACGGTTTATCCTACCTGATTGACAAAGCCAAAGGGCATCCGCTTTATGCCCACATCACGCTGCAAAAAGGAGAAAGGAGCGAGTTGGCTAACCTGGCAACGGAATTGTTGTAA
- a CDS encoding FAD-binding oxidoreductase, giving the protein MEYNKITEGILNSIKAIVGEEAVLTGPENLEKYSHDETEDLIYYPEVVVKPQNPERVSALLKLCNENMISVTPRGAGTGLSGGALPVKGGLLIAMERFNKVLEIDEQNLQATVEPGVVTEEFMNQVAAKGLLYPVDPASKGSCFIGGNVSHGSGGPRVVKYGTIREYVLNLQVVLTSGEIIWTGANTLKYASGYNLTQLMIGSEGTLGIVTKIVVKLIPAPTLDALMLASFPTNEMACAAVSAIFRAGIIPSALEFMERKGVEWVKQHDDIAFDLQDGIEGFLLIEVDGTNQDVIFADCEKINTVLEEFDCLDVLFADSSAQKDELWRLRRTMAVSVKSNSVYKEEDTVVPRAALPQLIKGIKETGAKYGFESVCYGHAGDGNLHVNIIKANMSDEDWNNKLKFGIREIFELTVSLGGTLSGEHGIGLVQKEFMPIKYTDAHFALWKGIKNVFDPKGILNPGKIF; this is encoded by the coding sequence ATGGAGTATAACAAAATAACTGAGGGTATATTAAATAGTATAAAAGCTATTGTGGGAGAGGAAGCTGTATTAACCGGACCCGAAAACCTCGAAAAATACAGCCACGACGAAACAGAAGACCTAATTTATTACCCCGAGGTAGTGGTTAAGCCGCAAAATCCTGAACGGGTTTCAGCATTGCTGAAGCTCTGCAATGAAAATATGATTTCCGTAACGCCGCGAGGTGCGGGTACCGGGTTAAGCGGAGGTGCGCTGCCGGTAAAAGGCGGTTTATTAATTGCAATGGAGCGCTTTAATAAAGTGCTTGAGATAGATGAGCAAAACCTGCAGGCCACGGTTGAGCCCGGCGTGGTTACCGAGGAATTTATGAACCAGGTAGCGGCCAAAGGCCTGCTTTACCCGGTTGACCCGGCCAGTAAGGGCAGTTGTTTTATTGGCGGGAACGTGTCGCACGGATCAGGCGGGCCGCGGGTGGTTAAATACGGCACCATTCGCGAATATGTGCTTAACCTGCAGGTAGTACTAACTTCGGGCGAGATTATCTGGACCGGGGCAAATACGCTTAAATATGCATCGGGATATAATTTAACCCAACTGATGATCGGCTCGGAGGGTACGCTGGGTATTGTTACCAAAATTGTAGTGAAGCTTATTCCGGCACCTACATTGGATGCTTTGATGCTGGCATCTTTCCCAACCAACGAAATGGCCTGCGCGGCAGTTTCGGCAATTTTTAGGGCCGGGATCATTCCATCGGCCCTGGAGTTCATGGAGCGGAAAGGAGTGGAGTGGGTAAAACAGCATGATGATATCGCTTTTGATTTACAGGATGGCATCGAGGGTTTTTTATTAATAGAAGTAGATGGTACCAACCAGGACGTAATTTTTGCCGATTGTGAAAAAATTAATACCGTACTGGAAGAGTTTGACTGCCTCGATGTGCTCTTTGCCGATTCATCGGCACAAAAAGACGAGTTATGGCGCCTGAGGCGTACGATGGCCGTATCGGTTAAATCAAACTCGGTTTATAAAGAAGAGGATACCGTTGTGCCCCGCGCAGCACTACCTCAGCTTATAAAAGGAATTAAAGAAACCGGTGCCAAATACGGCTTCGAATCGGTATGCTACGGTCATGCCGGCGATGGTAACCTGCACGTAAATATCATTAAAGCCAATATGAGTGATGAGGACTGGAACAATAAACTCAAATTCGGCATCCGGGAGATCTTTGAGTTAACCGTATCGTTGGGTGGCACCCTCTCGGGCGAGCATGGTATCGGCCTGGTGCAAAAGGAATTTATGCCAATAAAATATACCGATGCCCATTTTGCCCTTTGGAAGGGGATAAAGAATGTTTTCGACCCTAAAGGGATTCTGAACCCGGGCAAGATATTTTAG
- a CDS encoding TIGR03915 family putative DNA repair protein, which translates to MNTLLYDGTFEGLLTAVFEIYDRKLHHVKLITGEWRNEALFEEVIPVITDESRANRVLRGLRKKLSTAGVQRLYITHMAEIAGEDSNILGFIRYVFDSDINIEEDYGNRYVMRLSEILKMVRREKHRMEAFVRFQKLKDGTFYAGIEPDFNVLPLLIKHFKSRYADQKWMIYDIKRSYGLYYDLHDTQFIAMDFADGGKPANVIAAYSEDEGIYQTLWKNYFTSVNIASRKNTRLHIRHIPKRYWRHLTEKI; encoded by the coding sequence ATGAATACGCTGTTGTACGATGGGACATTTGAAGGCTTGCTGACCGCCGTATTTGAAATTTACGACCGGAAGCTGCATCATGTAAAACTGATAACGGGGGAGTGGCGTAACGAGGCTTTGTTTGAAGAAGTGATCCCTGTTATTACAGATGAATCGCGGGCCAACCGGGTATTGCGGGGCCTGCGAAAAAAGCTCTCGACTGCGGGCGTTCAGCGATTGTATATAACGCACATGGCCGAAATTGCAGGCGAAGACAGTAATATTCTTGGTTTTATCCGCTATGTTTTTGACAGCGATATCAATATCGAAGAAGATTATGGCAACAGGTATGTGATGCGCCTATCCGAAATTTTGAAAATGGTTCGGCGCGAAAAACACAGAATGGAGGCCTTTGTCCGTTTTCAGAAATTGAAAGACGGTACTTTTTATGCCGGCATTGAACCCGATTTTAATGTGCTGCCGCTGTTGATTAAACATTTTAAAAGCCGCTACGCCGATCAGAAATGGATGATTTACGATATAAAAAGAAGTTACGGCTTGTATTACGATTTGCACGATACGCAATTTATAGCAATGGATTTTGCAGATGGGGGCAAACCTGCTAATGTGATTGCCGCTTACAGCGAAGATGAAGGCATTTATCAAACTTTATGGAAAAACTACTTTACCAGCGTAAACATCGCATCGCGCAAAAATACCAGGCTTCATATCCGCCATATTCCTAAGCGATATTGGCGGCATTTAACAGAGAAAATTTAG
- a CDS encoding acyl-CoA thioesterase, with amino-acid sequence MTEKLTDYKYKTPIPIRFSDIDSFGHVNNAVYLTYFEIARIGYWKEIIDWDWSNTGIILGRSEINYLKPLTVQDNIACYVRTIRIGNSSFDMMHVLVKITPQGEEIVTTGKTVCISYDYSANKSVPIPTPERHRMINYDEPRLILNTN; translated from the coding sequence ATGACTGAAAAACTTACTGATTACAAATATAAAACGCCTATCCCTATCCGCTTTTCGGATATCGATTCGTTCGGACATGTAAATAACGCGGTGTATTTAACCTATTTTGAGATTGCCCGCATAGGATATTGGAAAGAAATTATTGATTGGGATTGGAGCAATACCGGTATTATATTGGGCCGATCAGAGATTAATTACCTGAAACCCTTAACCGTACAGGATAACATAGCCTGCTATGTGCGTACCATCCGCATAGGTAACAGCAGTTTTGATATGATGCATGTGCTTGTGAAGATCACCCCTCAGGGCGAGGAAATTGTGACCACCGGCAAAACGGTTTGTATCAGCTATGATTACTCGGCCAATAAATCAGTGCCTATACCTACGCCCGAGCGACACAGGATGATCAATTACGACGAGCCACGGTTGATTTTGAATACGAATTGA
- a CDS encoding putative DNA modification/repair radical SAM protein, translating to MNADRITEKLNILADAAKYDVSCASSGSNRKNKDKGLGNASNGICHSYTEDGRCVSLLKILLTNHCIFDCAYCVSRKNNDIKRAAFTVQEVVDLTINFYRRNYIEGLFLSSGIFKDADYTMERLVRVAKKLRTEHNFNGYIHLKSIPGASDELMREAGLYADRLSVNLEMPTEAGLKLLAPDKNRQDMIDPMRFLKNEIVKNTEEKKLFKSTPMFAPAGQSTQVIVGATPESDQQVLQSANYFYKNFNLKRVYYSGYVPVLADQRLPALNTAVPMVRENRLYQADWLMRFYGFHVNEIVNDGNPLLDLDIDPKLSWAIRNMQVFPVDINKADLQLILRVPGIGLQSAQKIVGARKFARLGWEQLKKIGVAINRARYFITCNSNEFERRDLTGQNIKQFIMAESQSKYIKNSQTQFSLF from the coding sequence ATGAATGCGGATAGGATAACAGAAAAGCTTAATATTTTGGCCGATGCGGCTAAATACGATGTATCATGTGCATCAAGCGGGAGCAACAGGAAAAACAAGGATAAAGGTTTGGGCAATGCCAGCAACGGAATCTGTCATAGCTATACCGAAGACGGGCGATGTGTTTCGCTATTGAAAATTCTGCTTACCAACCATTGCATATTTGATTGCGCTTACTGTGTATCCCGAAAAAATAATGACATTAAACGCGCTGCTTTCACTGTGCAGGAGGTGGTTGATCTTACCATTAATTTTTACCGCCGCAATTACATCGAAGGGTTATTTTTAAGTTCGGGAATTTTTAAAGATGCTGATTATACCATGGAGCGCCTGGTTAGGGTAGCAAAAAAACTGCGTACCGAGCATAATTTTAATGGCTATATCCATCTCAAATCCATTCCAGGTGCAAGTGATGAACTGATGCGTGAAGCCGGTCTGTATGCCGACAGGCTAAGCGTTAACCTGGAAATGCCAACCGAAGCCGGGTTAAAACTATTGGCTCCGGATAAAAACCGCCAGGATATGATTGATCCGATGCGGTTTCTGAAAAATGAAATTGTTAAAAATACCGAAGAGAAAAAGCTTTTTAAAAGTACGCCGATGTTTGCACCTGCCGGGCAAAGCACACAGGTAATTGTAGGGGCCACACCCGAGAGTGACCAGCAGGTGCTGCAATCGGCTAATTATTTTTATAAAAACTTTAATTTAAAGCGGGTTTATTATTCGGGCTATGTGCCGGTTTTAGCAGATCAGCGTTTGCCGGCTTTAAATACTGCTGTACCTATGGTGCGCGAAAACCGGCTTTACCAGGCCGATTGGCTGATGCGCTTTTATGGCTTTCATGTTAACGAGATTGTAAACGATGGCAACCCGCTGCTCGATCTGGATATCGACCCAAAGTTGAGCTGGGCTATCCGTAACATGCAGGTTTTTCCTGTTGATATTAACAAGGCCGATTTGCAATTGATTTTGCGTGTGCCGGGCATCGGCCTGCAATCGGCACAAAAAATAGTAGGGGCGCGCAAATTTGCAAGGTTGGGTTGGGAACAGTTAAAGAAAATAGGAGTGGCCATTAACCGGGCCCGGTATTTTATTACCTGTAATAGTAATGAGTTTGAACGGCGCGACCTCACCGGGCAAAATATCAAACAGTTTATCATGGCCGAATCGCAGAGTAAGTACATTAAAAATTCGCAAACACAATTTAGTCTGTTTTAA
- a CDS encoding Hsp20/alpha crystallin family protein, which produces MTLVKFNNGLKNTSANPFFSDVFDSLINDSFLSDKLIARVPAVNIAETESEFHIELAVPGLKKEDFKINIDKNVLSVAAEKKAENVEEGKKFSKREYSYNSFVRSFTLPESADQSKIEADYADGILKLTVAKREEAKFQSREIAVK; this is translated from the coding sequence ATGACATTAGTAAAATTCAACAACGGCCTTAAAAATACTTCAGCTAACCCATTTTTTAGTGATGTATTTGATTCCCTGATCAATGATTCGTTTTTAAGCGATAAATTGATTGCCCGTGTGCCCGCCGTAAATATTGCCGAAACCGAAAGCGAATTCCACATTGAATTAGCCGTTCCCGGTTTGAAGAAAGAAGATTTCAAAATCAACATCGACAAAAACGTATTAAGCGTTGCTGCCGAAAAGAAAGCCGAAAACGTTGAAGAAGGTAAAAAATTCAGCAAACGCGAATACAGCTACAACTCATTTGTAAGATCATTCACTTTACCTGAAAGTGCCGATCAGTCAAAAATTGAAGCTGATTACGCTGATGGAATCCTGAAACTTACCGTAGCCAAAAGAGAAGAAGCTAAATTTCAGTCACGTGAAATTGCTGTAAAATAA
- a CDS encoding IS110 family transposase has translation MAKILKQVAGIDVAQKELVVSLGRMDDSIEPDIYAFKTFANKPSGFSALEVWIKKHTDKQVKVRFVMEATGVYHEKLAYHLSGLGYEVSIVLPNKINNYAKSLETKTVTDKTASQAICQFGLEKKISLWQPPKKIFRDLKQLTRERNQIIAERTVAKNQLHAENAEAFPNERSIARLHQRIRLFNEQEKEIKADLAEIIKKDKELVEKINNISTIPGVGKLTAIITMAETNGFNLIKSKKQIESYAGFDVKEKQSGSSVKGKSKISKRGNRHLRKAMYMPALAAIRHDDRFKAVFIRLVSKHGIKMKAAVAVQRKLLGLIYIVWKTDIKYDPKFLNKVTENEKVVINS, from the coding sequence ATGGCAAAAATTTTAAAACAGGTAGCAGGCATTGATGTAGCTCAAAAAGAGTTGGTAGTTTCTCTTGGACGTATGGATGATTCTATTGAACCAGATATCTATGCTTTCAAAACATTTGCCAATAAACCATCTGGGTTTTCTGCTTTAGAAGTATGGATAAAGAAACATACGGATAAACAGGTAAAGGTCCGGTTTGTAATGGAAGCAACGGGCGTTTATCACGAAAAATTAGCGTATCATCTTTCAGGCCTGGGCTATGAAGTAAGTATTGTACTTCCTAATAAGATCAACAATTATGCTAAGTCACTCGAAACAAAAACGGTCACCGACAAAACAGCATCACAGGCTATCTGCCAGTTTGGACTGGAAAAGAAGATTAGTTTATGGCAACCACCAAAAAAAATATTCAGAGACCTTAAACAATTGACACGCGAAAGGAATCAGATAATCGCAGAACGTACGGTAGCTAAAAATCAACTGCATGCAGAAAATGCAGAAGCGTTTCCCAACGAAAGAAGCATAGCCAGGCTACACCAACGCATCCGGTTATTCAATGAACAGGAAAAGGAAATTAAAGCAGACCTCGCTGAAATAATCAAAAAGGATAAGGAATTGGTTGAAAAGATAAACAATATCAGCACAATACCAGGGGTTGGGAAGCTTACAGCCATAATTACCATGGCAGAAACCAATGGCTTTAACCTGATTAAAAGTAAAAAGCAAATCGAAAGCTATGCGGGATTTGATGTAAAGGAAAAGCAATCCGGCTCATCGGTAAAAGGAAAATCCAAAATATCAAAAAGAGGGAACAGGCACTTACGTAAAGCCATGTATATGCCGGCATTAGCAGCCATCAGGCATGACGATCGCTTTAAAGCTGTATTTATTCGGCTGGTAAGTAAACACGGTATTAAGATGAAGGCAGCTGTTGCGGTACAAAGAAAGCTACTGGGGCTCATCTATATCGTTTGGAAAACTGATATTAAATATGATCCCAAATTCCTGAACAAAGTAACAGAGAACGAAAAAGTAGTTATAAATAGTTAG
- a CDS encoding DapH/DapD/GlmU-related protein, protein MTEVDHGEFADPWRGPVPMTEAPWIHETAIVKNSRMGAWTTVGQRCEVIASDLLDYAYMIRDADVFNAEVGKFANIASHVRINPVNHPMWRATLHHFTYRAKSHFMDNEDDDHDEVSNWRNSNRVIIGPDVWIGHAAIVMPGVSVGTGAIIGSGSVVTKDVSDYTIVAGNPARVIRRRVTEDVEAALKRIKWWDWSREELIAGISDFRKLDAAAFAKKYDLI, encoded by the coding sequence ATGACAGAAGTTGATCACGGCGAATTTGCCGACCCATGGAGAGGCCCCGTGCCAATGACAGAAGCCCCCTGGATTCACGAAACAGCCATAGTAAAAAACAGCCGCATGGGTGCCTGGACCACCGTTGGGCAGCGCTGCGAAGTTATTGCCAGCGATTTGCTGGATTATGCCTACATGATACGGGATGCTGATGTGTTTAATGCCGAGGTTGGTAAGTTTGCCAATATTGCCTCGCACGTGCGCATTAACCCGGTTAACCACCCTATGTGGCGGGCAACATTGCACCACTTTACCTATCGCGCCAAATCGCATTTTATGGATAATGAGGATGACGATCATGATGAAGTATCCAACTGGCGCAACAGCAACCGGGTTATTATCGGCCCCGATGTATGGATTGGTCATGCCGCCATTGTGATGCCGGGAGTTTCTGTGGGTACCGGTGCTATCATAGGTTCAGGTTCGGTAGTTACTAAAGATGTGTCCGATTATACGATAGTTGCAGGCAACCCGGCACGTGTAATCCGCCGCAGGGTAACCGAAGATGTTGAAGCGGCCTTAAAACGTATTAAATGGTGGGATTGGAGTCGGGAAGAGCTTATTGCCGGTATCAGCGATTTCAGGAAGCTTGATGCGGCCGCCTTTGCTAAGAAATATGATTTGATATAA